In one Silene latifolia isolate original U9 population chromosome 10, ASM4854445v1, whole genome shotgun sequence genomic region, the following are encoded:
- the LOC141607627 gene encoding putative mitochondrial protein AtMg00860 has protein sequence MCTDSRAINNITVKYRFPIPRLDDMLDELSGAQIFSKIDLRQGYHQVRMREVYFYDILIYSSSPSEHLLHLEAIFKILREQKLYGKLEKCTFMVNEVAFLGYIISGRGISVDQEKIKAIQTWPVTQSITKVRGFHGLTSFYRRFFKNPSSIVAPITECMRKGDFQWTEVAPQSFEKIKKLMCETPILKLPDFEQLFEVECDASGVGIGVVLI, from the exons ATGTGTACTGATAGCAGGGCTATAAACAACATCACAGTCAAGTACAGGTTCCCTATTCCAAGGCTAGATGACATGTTAGATGAGCTCAGTGGGGCTCAAATCTTTTCAAAGATAGATCTCAGGCAAGGATATCATCAGGTGAGAATGAGAGAAG TATACTTTTATGATATACTCATCTACAGCAGCAGTCCATCTGAACATCTATTACACTTGGAAGCCATTTTTAAAATACTCAGGGAACAGAAGCTATATGGGAAGCTTGAGAAATGtaccttcatggtcaatgaggttGCATTTCTGGGATATATTATATCAGGAAGAGGGATATCAGTTGATCAGGAGAAGATTAAGGCTATACAAACTTGGCCAGTCACACAATCAATCACAAAAGTAAGAGGATTTCATGGTCTAACATCTTTTTACAGGAGGTTCTTTAAGAATCCCAGCTCAATTGTTGCACCCATCACTGAGTGCATGAGAAAAGGAGATTTCCAATGGACTGAAGTTGCTCCGCAGTCCTTTGAGAAAATCAAGAAGTTAATGTGTGAGACTCCCATTCTAAAGCTGCCTGACTTTGAACAATTgtttgaagtagagtgtgatgccagtggagttGGGATAGGAGTTGTCCTAATCTAA